Sequence from the Prunus persica cultivar Lovell chromosome G5, Prunus_persica_NCBIv2, whole genome shotgun sequence genome:
tttccatcgATACATTGTCAGACTCAGACACAAGTTCTTTCCTAATTTTTGTCGACACGCGGATGTTTCCCGGATTCCATGCTCGGGTTCACCAGTCATCACCATCTTTAACATCGTTGACGAAGCAAAAGGAATGGAGGTCATCTTTCCACATGGACGCCGCAAATTCTCCTGTCTTGCTTTCCCACATGCTCTGCCATTTTGTTACCCTTTTCATGACCGAATCGAAAATACCAACTACCAAATCGTATCAATTACCCTAACCAAATTGCATGGAAAGCATTTCCCCTTCCATGCACGAACAATTCAAGACTTTCAATAGTGACCTTCCAAACACAATTGCGGTTTTTCTACTTACATTTTCTTACTAACTACACTGTTCCTCTTTCTTATTAGCTGTCTATTTTAGCACACCATGCATTcaactatatataaaacaaaccagaaaaacatattaaacaaacaaacaaacaaacaaacacacatGAGAATCATAGAAGAACAAAAGTTCCTATTTTTCATCCAAACAGATACTATCTTCCTCATGCAACTGACTATGTACTGTATTTCTTTCAACAGAAACATCATGCGGCAAAATTCATATGCGATCTAACGGAATACATAACCAAAATCAAGGAAGTTGCAATCTTAAGTACTACAAGAGCAACTAAACATAAGTACAAGATCAAACAATCACAATTTATGGCaagcaaaatattaaaagggtaaacaaagaaaaaacagaaacaaaaatacatgcgcaaataattaatttcatatgtgGATGTGGTTTACCGTTTGAAGCCGCAGACACAGTGATATATCCCTCTGCTTTGAGTTCGAACTTAAAAACGGTGCTCAAGGGCCCGGTGGCGTTGGCTTCAGGCGGCTGCGATGCCTGTGCTGCCGGAGGGCTAGTCTTCTCTCGCAAAGAAGCAGCTAATTCTTCTTTCCTCAGCTTCTCTGCCaacctcttctttctctccatTCTTCTCAACGCCAGTATGTCCTTGTGCCTAATCATCCGCTGCCCTGTCCATTCCGGAACAGAGCTTGACCTTGGCAGCTGCactgaaggaagaggagcaGCCACCATTTCCTCCTCCGGCGTCGTTTTGGGTTTTAAGAATCCAGCCATCGTTGAAGACCGAGCCAGAGCGTTCTCGTTGGGATTTTCAGTGTAgatttctccaagagagagCCCCAGGTTGAGTTCTGGGTCCACAGAATCGGCGTTGTTGTTTTGCATGGCGTTGTTGTTGGGTTGGGAAACCTGGTCTTTGTTTGCCTCAGCCATTGCAGACAGAAAAGTGAGCAACTTGGTCTCAAAACGCTTCCTTTAAGGCTCTTCTGttgcaagaaaattaaaagttagGCACAAAAACATGGAGAGCAAATTATAAACTAAGAAAGAACTACCgtgaaatttttgaaaaacccAGATAAGTTCTTTAACCCAATTGAAAATTGCAGCAAAAACAACGAAGATGATAGagtgagaaaaagagagaaattaagCGAACCCAGATAGGCTTACAggtttgtttttgacagacaCCACCGATCACCGACCACTCTGCATTGCAAATAGAGAACTGCAACTGATCAGAGCAGAGGGAGGGGGGTTTATATTGGAAATGGATCGAGAAAAGAGACAAAATTTGTTCTTTGTAGGTGTTGCCGCAGGTGACAATGGCATTGTAGCTGGcatttctcaaaacccacgtGGTTATCAGaggaggcagagagagagagcgtaGAGTGTGAGAAGGAGAGTGGCTCAGATTTTGTACGGTTACTCTTTTTAGATCTCTCTCACTGTTTTGCAAGTTGCAGCTCAATGACTCTTACCACTACCACCACTTGTAACTCAGCTTAGCTGTATGTATCTGTGTGCGCCTCTGTCCCTTCTCCTGGATTGTGTTCGTAAATTGTGAGCAAAATTGATGGCAAATCTTCAAAaggtagaaaaagaaaacaggagTTGAAGATCAAGGACTGTTACAGCAGTGTCTTACTGGGTTGGTGAAGTCGGGGATTTGGAGTGAGAGGTGTGGCAGGAGTTAAAAGTGAGTGTGGTGAGTGTTATTTGCCTTCAAAAGCCATGTGTCGAAGTAGAAGGAAACAAAATTGGAATTTAGACACTATTGCGGCCAAAATCAGGGGTCTCAACGGTCAGTCTGAAGAACTCTGTTTTGGCTCTGTTTTGTATGTGCTAGCAGCAAACCCCGCTTGtaatttcacattttttttaactgAATTGTTCATCCTCTTTGGCACCCTTCTAAGGGAATTCAGTTTAACTTTTGCAaatcaatttttaatgttACAAGTTTAATgctatttctatatttttaaaaccacATCTTGTATTTGTCAatccattttttaaaattattgtttatagagatttttttaaaaaaattattttacattaatctaatttttaaagaaatctatttaaatttaaagatAGAAAAACGAACACACTGCCTTGATAAACTAACCTAAATCACGTTATGCTATTTATAGAGAATCTCTGTTCAACATTGACTCTcattgtttttctaaaaaaacagaaattgtTCACATATGTTTTACAAAAGCATCCCTCACCATGATTCGTCGAAAATCGCCGTATAATTTTTCAGAGCAAAAACCCGCGGCGAGGAATTGAGAAAAATTGGGGGCGTCGAGCTCTCTATCATATCCAATGTGACAGGTGTGGGCCATGCGCAAGAGGCCTACTTACTGAGGTGGGATTAGCTTTTGTCCACAAGAAAAGCCCAGTTGACCAGTTGTAAGGCCACGTGTCGGATCTCCCGTACGGAACGGATGATGTATCCACTGCGCTTTGCTGTCAGATTGCATGCAAGGTGGGCCAAGGGCTCGCACCTGCGCCGGGAGCAAGGGACCAACTGCTGCCAAGTGTTTATTTTAACTCACCATCACTTTATCAATTGGCTCATTTGGAAGCCATAATTTTCAGAGAGATGTCTACACATATTTTCATGGAGTAGAGCCCATCTTAGCTTAAGGTGCTCCCGCCACCCTGGTACATATCTCTCTCGATCTAATGGTCGAGTGGACTTCTGGCTCTAGGGAAGAGTTTTGGATCGTTAGATGTGGGAAGGGCAAAAAACGGTTTGaactaaacaaaacaaaaactcagaTTATAGACAAACAAACCGAACTGAAAACTTACAGGATGTTGCAAAATTGAGCTATTAATTTAATAGGGTATATGAAATGTGAAAACTCAATACTACCCTTTGTAATATCGTAGGGTAAAAAATCTTTTCCTTGAATGAGTTCCACTGGCCCAAACAAAgcccaaataaaatagaacATATCCGGCTATTGATCTTTTGGTTAGTTCATACGTCGCTTGTTAAAGAAGGGGACAATTTTCCATGggtccaatatttttttaaaaaaaa
This genomic interval carries:
- the LOC18776091 gene encoding ninja-family protein AFP3 isoform X1, which encodes MAEANKDQVSQPNNNAMQNNNADSVDPELNLGLSLGEIYTENPNENALARSSTMAGFLKPKTTPEEEMVAAPLPSVQLPRSSSVPEWTGQRMIRHKDILALRRMERKKRLAEKLRKEELAASLREKTSPPAAQASQPPEANATGPLSTVFKFELKAEGYITVSAASNGAGCFETFPSGSDIKPVVTSSKVATLEHVNPAHNAMENPSKAARFSNAVVPKEELTSKMPSVRTFGADGRKTEGVLYKYRQGQVGILCACHGSFLSPAEFVKHAGGNEVANPLRHIIICSTPCYD
- the LOC18776091 gene encoding ninja-family protein AFP3 isoform X2; the encoded protein is MAEANKDQVSQPNNNAMQNNNADSVDPELNLGLSLGEIYTENPNENALARSSTMAGFLKPKTTPEEEMVAAPLPSVQLPRSSSVPEWTGQRMIRHKDILALRRMERKKRLAEKLRKEELAASLREKTSPPAAQASQPPEANATGPLSTVFKFELKAEGYITVSAASNGCFETFPSGSDIKPVVTSSKVATLEHVNPAHNAMENPSKAARFSNAVVPKEELTSKMPSVRTFGADGRKTEGVLYKYRQGQVGILCACHGSFLSPAEFVKHAGGNEVANPLRHIIICSTPCYD